From Gammaproteobacteria bacterium:
AGACACGGCCCCTGATTCGAGATTTTTCGAAGCTATCTCCTCTTTACCCCGCGCATTAGCCGCAGTCGACTACCTGTTCAAGGGCCTGACATTCATGCGGGCGATCAGGAAGGCGCGCATACCCGTTTACAAAAACGTGTACGGCCTCCGTGCCGAAGGGGACGAGTCACTAGAGTCGGTATGTTTTAACCTGACTCGGAGTAGAGCGGGTAACCGGATCAAGGTTAAAATCGAAGCCGATACCCTGATGTTACACCAGGGTGTGATCTCCAATATACGCCTGCCCCTTGCTGCAGGTTGCAACCTGGTATGGGATGCGCTACAGCAAAACTGGAAGGTCAGAAAGGATAAGTGGGGCCAGACAAGTGTCAAACAAGTCATGGTTGCAGGTGATTGCGCCGGTGTCGTCGGCGCCCGGGCGGCCGAGTTACAGGGCAGGCTTTGCGCATTGCAGCTTGGCTATGAACTGCGTGCAATCGGTCCGGGACAGCGCGATAGATCGGCGCAGCAGCTTAACCGGTCGCTGAACCGGCATCTCTCGATCCGGACTTTTATCGATAAGCTTTATGCACCAGGCAGGGCCTATCAGCTACCGGACGATGAGACACTGGTGTGCCGCTGTGAAGAGGTAAATGCCGGCCAGGTGCGCCAGGCTGTGCGTATGGGATGCGTAGGACCCAACCAGGTCAAGGCTTTCACCCGTTGCGGCATGGGCCCATGCCAGGGCTGCCTGTGCGGCAGCACGGTCGCGGCGCTGGTGGCCGATGAAACCGGCGCATCGATGGAGCAAGTCGGGTATTTCAGGGTACGTCCACCCTTTAAGCCAATCACGCTGGGCGAACTTGCAAACACCTAGACAGACGTGACACCGCCCGCTTGGCGCGTGGCGGCATGATACAGGCAGGTATTGGGGTCGCAGATGTGTTGCTTCAGAGCGAGCAGTTTGCGAGGCCGTTGATCCAGCTGGCTAACAGGCTAACCCCTAAGTTATCGATCAGATTTGACCCCAGTGGTGGCATGCCGTGGCTGTCGCGCCGACTGGCCCTGGAAATGACTAACGAGCGTGCAGCGTCACCGGGTGCGATCAGGCGTGCGTTGCTAATGCCGAGATCGCCTTCAAGCGGTATGGCATCGCAGGTATTGGTATTGGAAAACAGCGTGGTATAGCGTAAGTCCATGGTGGATGGAGTTGGTCCACCGGGGCGATGACATTGCGCACAATTGGTATGCAGGTAAGCGCGAGCCCGATCAGCGATATTGGCCGCGGAATCGGTTGGCGAAGTTAGCGCGGGTAAATTTTGCACCGGGGCCGGTAACGGCGTCGTAAACATCAAAACATGATCGATCGTTTCCAGCTGGTTTGCGGTACGACCACTCGAGGGATAGGTGAATACGCGGTTAAGCTGCGCGGTCTCGGGACCCAGCGCGAAGCCTGCGCTGCTGGTATGGCACTCGAGACACTGACTTTCCGACGGAAAAATCCAGTCCTGGCCGTTACTGAGGACTGTCTTACCCCCCTTAACGCGCGTGGCCTCAGTTTGCTGTGGATTCCACTCATAGGTGTAACCGGCCCATACTCCGTCGGGGTGCCGCATCAAATGACGTGTCTCGACCAGGTTGCCATTGAGGCGGAAGTTTTTGACTATCACGGTACCGTTCGGAAATTCCCAGTCGTCCTCCGCATTGCGCGTTATCGTGGTGCCATTGGGCAGGCCAATGTAGCGCTCCTTCTGCGCGTCATCGGACCAAAATGGCGCGTTAATATCGTAAGGTAACAAGCCGGCATAAGGCTGGGTTATATCGACGGGATCGGTGCAACCGGTATTTGAAAGCAGGTCAGGTATCGTGTCGGGTGTCGGCGGCCCGGCCGGCACCAGCTTGCGCAAACGGCTATTGTTGATGTCGGTAAAATAAAGCTCGCCGCTTTGGTCGGCGCCGAAAGAGGTCGGGCCAAAATTCGTGTCTATCAGTTGATCGTTACTGTAACCCCCCTGTCCATCAGATTGCAGGGCCCAGATTCGACCCGATCCATAGTCGGCAAATATATAGCGCCCGACCAGTTCAGGGATTACCGAACCGCGATACACCTGCCCACCCGTAATCGAGTTACCCAGGCTGTGTGAATACTCCGATACGGGATCTATCAGGCCGCTGCCGCAACCTGAGGTATTAAAGTTGTGTGCGCCCTCGCGACAACGCCATCCGTAGTTACCGCCCAGTTCGATGGTATCGACTTCTTCGTAGGAACCTTGTCCGACATCGGCAAGCCAGAGTTCATTGGTATCGGTGTCGAAACTCCAACGCCAAGGGTTGCGTAAACCCCAGGCGTAAATTTCGGGGCAGGCGCTCGCATTTAAACCGGGCCCACATTTAGGATTCGCCGCGAAGGGATTATCGGCTGGAATAACGTAGGGATTGCCGGGAAAAGAAACCCCGGGTCCAAGGACATCGATACGTAGCATTGAGCCGAGCAAGTGCGAGGTGTTCTGCGCGCGATTGTTCGGGTCACCGCCGCTGCCCCCGTCGCCAAGCCCGATGTACAGGTAACCGTCGGCACCAAATGCAATGTCGCCGCCATTGTGATTATCGAAATCCTGGTCGACCCGGAGAATGACCTGTTCTACCGTACCCGCGCCCGGGTTCACCATGTTATCCAGGATAAATCGCGAGATCACCGAGCGCATCGCCGGGCCGCTATGATCGATGGTATAGGATAGAAAAATTTCCGGTGTCGTCGGGTAATCGGGATGAAACGCCATGCCAAGCAATCCGCCCTCGGACTGGGTTCGCACCACCCCCGATAAATCGAGATAGGTTGAAACGGCCGTGGCCGTGTCAGGATCGAAGGTAACTAGTTGCCCCGATTTACGCAGTACGAACCAACGGGGATCAGCCACGGGTTCCAGTATCATCTTGGTGGGTTGAGCAATATTGGGCAGGTTTGGAAACGGATCGATAACTGCAACGCTGGCATCCATGGTGGGTCGGGCAGGCGCGATACAAGTCTGGTTGTCGGGTCGATTATCGATCCCGGGTAATCCGCCGTTGAAATCATCATTAGTAATCGTGCCGACGGCGCTCGCCTGTGAAATTTGGGCTTCGTTCGGCGACGATAATGTCACCGTCAAGGTTTCACTCGCTTCGACGTCGGTATCACCCTGGATCGTAACGCTTATGGTTTGCAGGGTATCGCCCGCTGCAAATTGAATACTTCCGATCGACGCCTGGTAATCAATTCCGGCAGTTGCGGAACCATCCGATGTACTGTATTCAACCGTAACGGTTTCAGATGAGCTTTTTGACAGCGTTACCACAAACGTCATGCTTGCTGTGCCTGTGTCGCCTTCGGTGGCATCAGCGTTAGCAATGGATAGCGACGGCAATTCAACATCCGGTGATTCATCGTCAGAGCCGCCACTAGAACTACAGGCGCTGATCGTCAAAGCCATTAACAGAACAATGGCAACCATTAACGGTTTTTGATCCGAAGCCAGGGACGTTCGATCGCGCATGTTTCAAATTATAAACTAATTGGGCCTGGCAGCCTGTTAAATAGTTGGGTTGCAAATACGGCAAACAGAAATTTATTGGCAGTTGAAAAGCGAACATGCCACACTGATTCGCTATGGAGAGCACGGTAAACCTTCCGGTATGGCTGTTTATCCTGTTGCTGGTAACAGCCCTGCTGCTGGTGCTGGACCGAATCCTGCTGCCGGGGTTTCGCTGGTATTTACGGCGCCGCGTTAACCGGGTTATCGAAGAAGTTAACGCCCGGCTTGATATCGAGATCAGGCCTTTCCAGCTCACCCGCAAACAGGCGCTGGTCGATCAACTGGTGTTTGACGACAAGGTCGTCGCGGCGATGAAGGAATACGCGGCCGAGCACAGCATGCCGAAAGAAGTCGTGCAGGCCAAGGTTTTCCGGTATGCCAACGAGATTGCGCCGTCGTTTAACGCCTACATTTACTTTCGTTTTGGCTACTGGCTTGCCAAGACCCTGGGACGAATGCTTTACCGGGTGCGGGTCGGGTTTTACGACGACCGCAAACTTTCACAGGTCGATCCCAACGCAAGCGTCGTTTTCGTCATGAACCATCGCAGCAACATGGATTACGTGTTGGTGTCATTTCTCGTTGCCGAAAAAACTGCGCTCTCCTACGCAGTCGGGGAGTGGGCCAGGATCTGGCCGTTGCAATCCCTGCTTAAATCGATGGGTGCGTTTTTTGTGCGTCGTAACTCTCGCAATGTGCTGTATCGACGGGTGCTGGAACGCTACGTCAATCTCGCGACACGTGCCGGCGTTTGCCAGGCAGTGTTCCTCGAGGGCGGATTGACGCGAGACGGATTGCTGCGCCAGCCGAAGCAGGGATTTCTCGATTACATGCTGCGCGACTATCGTCCCGGCAGTGATCGCGATGTTGTTTTGGTGCCCGTGGGCATTAACTACGATCGTGTGCTGGAAGACATGAGCCTGGTACGAAAACTCGATCCGGAGGCTGAAACCAGGAGCCCCTGGTTTGTCATTAAAACGAGTTTAAAATTTGGATTGAAAACACTTTTGATGAGCCGCAAAAAACGCTGGCTAAGGTTCGGCTATGCCGGTGTCAATTTCGGTAAGCCGGTATCGGTTTTTGAGTATTGCCAACAGCACAACATCAATCTGTCTGAAATCGACCAGGCCAGGCGTTATCAATACATCGAAGCGCTCAGTCATCAGTTGATGGATGAAATTGCCAATGTGGTGCCGGTGTTACCGGTAGCGCTAATGAGTGAAGTTGTACTTGCCAACCAGTCTGACTCGCTCAGCGAACTGGGGGCAAAGACACTAGCCGTTACGCGCATCGAGGAACTGCATGCCCAGGGAGCCCCGATAAGAATTTCGACTAACACTTGCGAGGACGTATTGACGGCGGCGCTTTTGATGCTGGAGGGACGCGGATTTATCGAGCGTAGGGATGGTCTTATTCGACCGAGAGCGGAAGCGCTGGACCTATTGAATTACTATGCAAATTCAATCGACCAGTGGCAAACCGGGACATCGTCTCGAGTTGAATCTTGATTTAGAGCCCGCTAGCCGCGATCGCGTCGCAAGTGGTTATATGGATTTTCCGAACCTTTAGCGACCAACGCGGTTCTCAATCGGCGGTAGCGCAAGAAGAAAGTCGATCAGTGCTTCGCGGTCTTCCGCTGTTAAATTTCGGATTTCTTCGATCACTTTATCCATCGAGCCGGCGGTATACTCGCCGTCTGGAAGCTCACCGAATTTCAAAAACTCCTGTATCGCGGCCCGATCCCAATCTCCGATGCCGGTGCCCTTGTGGGGTGTTATGTTGGGTACCAGTTCGTCTTCTGGACCGTGTGCGTTACCTGCATATGCGAGGTTCTGTTGTAACGCACCAAACAGGTTACGGGGTGTATGACATTCGCTGCAATGACCCAGGGCTTCGGCAAGGTATGCGCCTCGATTCCATTGCGCGCTTCGTTCGGCATGTTGCTGGAATTTACCGGGATTGAAGAACAGCCATTTCCAGGCCTTTGCAGCAAACCGCCAACGCAGAAACCAGGCCAATTCGTGGGCGCGATTAGGCTGCACCGATGCCGGCAGCGACAGGATGTAGGCGTACAGGGCACGTACGTCCTCGACCGTCATGCGCGTATATGACGTGTAGGGGAATGCTGGGTAGTAGTCATAGCCCTCTGGTGATACGCCGTGATGTAGTGCGCGCTGGAAATCGTCGGCGTTCCAGTCGCCGATACCCGCAGTCTTGTGTGCGGTTATGTTGGGGGAATAGAAGGTGCCAAAAGGCGTCTCTAACGCCCGCCCACCGGCTAAAGGCTCGCCGTTTTCCGCCGTATGGCAATGACGGCAGCCACTGATCTGTAGCACGTATTCCCCGCGCGCAAGCAATGGGTCATCGGCCGGGGTTTGCGCGCCAGCACCGCATGGCAATGCCACGATGAGCATACTCAACGTGGCGAGTAAACGCGGTTTCAGGATCATGAATGCATCATAGGCAGCAGGCAATCGAATCGTCAACGAGCAGATATTCGTTGGGAAAATGCTGTGGGATTGTAAGGAAGCCCCTGAGCTTGCCGAAGTTCCAACCGATGGTGGTCGTTTGCACTGAAGCCCGGTGCCGCAGTTGGGTCACCGGGTTCTTTAATCTTCTCGAGTTGAATTCCGCCAGGCAGATCGTGGTCTTTATTGCATCTCGCGAAATTCGTCGTGACATCCCTTGCAGGATTTGCCAACTGGGCCGATTTTGGTCTTTAGCGCATCGATGCCGTTACCGGCTGCAGCGGCAAGCTCATTCACCGCCGTGGCGTATTTTTTACCATATTTACCAATCTCCGGATAAGTCGTCCAAATTTTCGGCAGGGCGGTGGTATCACCCATGTAATTGTCGATATCCGAGCCCTTTGGCCAATGGCGGCTGGCGTCGAGGTCAAGCAGGAGTTTCAGATTTCCAGCCAGTTTATTGGCCATGGCCGCGTCATAATCTATCTTGCCCTTCGCCATCGCGAACAGCGGCCCGACATTAAAGGCGCGCAACTGCATCTCACCCTGGCGTGCCTTGATTGCATTTTTAAGTGGATCATTCGCAGTGTAGCCGGGTGCGGCAAGCGTTAAGCCAATGAGCAGAAAAAAGAGTCTGGAAGCGGTTCTCATGATGGTTCTCCGTGGTTGTCCTGGTTACGGCTTGGTCGGGGGATTATATATGTTAATAAAATTACATCAAATTACTCATAATTGCGCTATAGTGCTGCAATTATGCAGCACATCAACTGGGACAATCTGCGCTATGTGCTGATGGTTGCCAACAAGGGATCGATCGCCGCGGCCGCGCGTGAGCTCGAAGTTAACCGCACTACGGTACTGCGGCGCATCAACCTGTTCCAGGAAAATCTCAATTGCCGTATTTTTGAACGTGGTGAATCGGGTTATGTTTTGACCCCGGAAGCGGAGAAAATGATCAATGCCGCGCGCGAAGTCGAGGACACGCTATTTACCATGCAACGCCAGATTGCCGGGCACGAGCTTAAACTCGAGGGCGAACTGCGGGTCACGACGACCGACTCGTTCATGGTATCAGTGCTGGGCCCCCACCTCGCGACATTCAACCAAGAATACCCACACATCGTCGTCGATTTACTGGTGACCAATAGTATTCTTGATCTCAATCGGCGCGATGCCGACGTCGCGATCAGGCCAACCCGGTACCCGGATTCGAGGCTGGTCTCACGGCGACTCTGCGATGTCGAGTTCGCAGTCTATGCATCTGCCGATTATCTAGAGTCGGCTGCGCCAGGTGCTATTGCCGATGGCCGTTGGATCGGCCTTGTCGACAGCCTGGGGGTAACGCCGATTGGCAACTGGTTCGAAACGACCATTGATGCCGCCAATATATGCATGCGCTGCGACTCGTTTGTTGCCCTCCGAATTGCCGCGGAAGCAGGTATCGGACTCGCGCTATTGCCGAGCTTTCTGGGCGATGCATCTCAAACCCTGACCCGGCTGGAATTTCCAACTGCCGAACTGACCACGGGGTTGTGGATATTGACCCATCCCGACCTGGTGCGTTCGGCCCGCGTGCATGCATTTATCGATCACTTCAGCGAAGCGCTTGGCTCGCCCTGATCCGGGTAATCGCGATCCCGCTCAGAATCATACCCAGTGCGACAAAATGCTGCCAGCTCACGGGTTCGGAAAGTAACCATGCGCCGCTGAAAAATGCGACTACCGGAACCAGGTAGTTAATCGTTGACAGGAAAGTAGGGCCAGCGCGATCGATCACTGCAAACAAGATGATCGTGGCAAGGCCGGTCGGACCGATGCCAAGCCAGATAACGGCGATCATCGAATCCTGGCTGATGTTATTGTTTTCAGGTGCCAGCAACAGCCAGAACGGCAGAATGACGAGGCTTGCCATGATGAGTACACCGCAGGCGCCCACCATCGGACTGAAGCGCGGTAAACGCTTGATCAGAATTGCATTGACCGCGTAGCAGGTTGCCGCGGTGAAGATAGCAAGCGCGCTCCAGAATTCGCGACCCCCACCTTCGAACACGGGCCCGAGCAATACCACGATCCCAGTAATACCCAGAGTGAAGCCGATTAGCTTGTAGCGATTGAGGGTTTCACCTGCGACCAGGTAGTGCGCAAAAATCATTGTCATCAGCGGCATGATCGCCATGATCATACCGGCGATCCCCGAGTTAACCGTTTGCTGACCCCACGAGATCAGAAAGAACGGCAGGGCGTTACCGGCAATTGCCATCAGTAGAAATCCCCCCCATATCCGCAGATCCTTCGGAATGCTCTGCCCACGCGCATACACCACCAGGGCCAGCACCATCGCACCAAGCACAAGACGATAGAACACGATAGAAACCGGGTCGATTGTTCTGACCGATATCGCGATGATTAAAAACGAGGTCCCCCATAACGCGACCAGGCCCATCAGCAGCGCCCAGTTCAGCAGGATTGTTCTTGAATTCAAGGCCTAGTCTTGCAGCTGAGGCAAGCTTCGATACAGCTCGAGTGCTTCCGGATTGGCAAGCGAATGGATATTCTTGACCGGGCGGTCATGCACGACTTCGCGTACTGCGAGCTCGACGATCTTGCCCGACTTGGTGCGCGGGATCTCGGCCACCTGGACAATTTTGGCGGGCACGTGACGCGGTGTGCATTTCGTGCGCACGAGGCGACGGATACGGTCCTCTAGCGCCGCGTCGAGGTTAATCCCCGGCTGTAACACGACAAACAGCACCACGCGCACATCGTCCTGCCATTGTTGACCGATGACGATGCTCTCGACAACTTCATCGAGTTGCTCGACATGACGGTAAATTTCGGCGGTGCCAATGCGCACCCCGCCGGGATTCAGGGTCGCATCGGATCTGCCAAAAACGATAATGCCGTTGTGATCGGTCAGCATGACGTAGTCGCCGTGATGCCAGACATTGTCGAAGCGTGCGAAGTAGGCGTTGTGGTACTTTTCGCCACTTTCGTCAGCCCAGAAGTAAACCGGCTGGCTGGGAAAGGTCTGGGTACAGACCAGTTCACCTTTCTGATTGCGCACGGGGTTGCCGTCGTCATCGAAAACGTCGACTGCCAGACCGAGACCGCGACACTGGATTTCACCGCGGTAAACCGGCAGCAGCGGGCAGCTGATCACGAAACAGGATACGATATCGGTGCCGCCGGATACCGAGGCAAGGCAGACGTCCTGCTTGATGTTTTCGTAAACATAATCGAAGCTTTCCGGCGCGAGCACCGAACCGGTCGAGGCAATCGTGCGCAGAGCCGACAGGTCGAACTTATCCATTGGGCGCAGCTTCGCGTTTTTCATCGCATCGATGTACTTGGCCGAAGTACCAAATATGTTCAGGTCGATTTCCTCGGCATAACGCCACAGCACTTCACCATCCGGGTAGAACGGCGAACCATCGTAGAGTACCAGCGTGGCCTGACTTGCCAGCGCGCTGACCAGCCAGTTCCACATCATCCAGCCCAGCGTGGTGAAGTAAAACACGCGATCCCCCGGGTGAATATCACAGTGCAGCATCTGCTCTTTCAAATGCTGGATCAGCGTGCCGCCCACCTTGTGCGTGATGCACTTGGGCTTGCCGGTGGTACCCGACGAATAGAGTACGTAAAGTGGATCGTTGAAGTTGCACGCGACGAACTCGATCTGATCGACCGGATTGTCGATAATGTTTTTCCAGTCAACGGCTCCCACCTGGTTGCCGAACCCGGCAAGGTTGACCTGGATAAGCTGCTCTACGCTCGGTAACTGGGCGCAGATATTCCTGATCTTGTCGCTGATCTCATGCCGTTTGCCGTTATAAAAATACCCGTCGACGGTAAACAGGAAGCGGGGCTCGGTCTGGCCAAAACGATCAACCACGCTGTCTTCGCCAAAATCGGGCGAAGTCGACGTCCAGACGGCACCGAGGCTGGTTGCAGCAAGCATCGCGACCACGGTTTCGGGCATATTGGGCAAATACGCGGCGACGCGATCGCCGGCTTCAAGCCCGTTAGACTTAAGCCACGCAGCGACGCTGGCAACCTGGTCGTAGAGTTCCTGGTAGGTCAGCGAGTACTCGACCTGGTCTTCGGCGCGAAAGTAAATGGCGACGTCGCTATTCCTTTTGCGCAGCAGGTTTTCGGCAAAGTTGAGCGTTGCATCGGGAAACCATTGCGCTTTCTCGATGTTTTCACCGTCGACCAGGATGCGCTCGCCCTTGTCGCCGATAATTCCACAAAAATCCCAGGTTTCCGACCAGAACGCTTCCTTGTTTTCGATCGACCACTGGTAGAGCGCATCGTAGTCGTCAATCGCAAGGCCATGGTTCTGATTAATCTGCTCGATAAAGCGCGTCATGTTGGCCGCGTCGATGCTGGCCTGGCTGGGTTTCCACAGAAGATCGGATTCATTCATAATATTATTGTCGTCTCGCGGCTCTCGTATCGTCATCCCGCGGCTTGACCCGATACGTCGGACCGGCGGGATCCAGTTAACTCAGCGTATCCGAAGGACACACATTACACCAGACAACCAAAAATCAAAATATTGTCGACCTGCGGCCGGATTATAATACCGGGTCACGCGGTTACGCCGCGGGACGGCACGGTTATTTACCTTTCCACACCGGGTCACGCTTCTCGGCAAACGCCTTGAAACCCTCCATGTTGTCTTCGCTGCCGTAAAGGGTATCGACCGTTTCAAACTGCCGCTTGGTAATCCAGTTCATTGCCTCCTGAAACTTCATTGCCTCGGCTTCGCGCGCGACCTCCTTGATCGACGCAAATACCAGCGGCGGTCCCGCGGCGAGTTCAAACGCAATTTCCCAGACTCTATCCATTAAGTCATCCGCCGGCAGAACCTCGTTAACCAGGCCCCAGCGCAGTGCTTCGGCACTATCCATCCAGCGACCGCGGTACAGCATTTCCATCGCCACGTGGTAGGGAATGCGCCTGGGCAGTTTTATCGTCGCGGCGTCGGCCAGCGTTCCGGCCTTGATCTCGGGCAGTGCGAAGCTCGAATGCTCGGAGGCATAGATCAGGTCTGCCGACAGCATCAGCTCGAAACCGCCGCCGACCGCCATGCCGTTGACCGCGGCAATTACGGGCTTGTTGAGTCCGCGCAATTCCTGCAGGCCGGCGAAACCGCCAACGCCGTAATCACCGTCGACCGCGTCACCGTCGGCGGCCGCTTTCAGGTCCCAGCCCGCACAAAAGAATTTATCGCCTGCGGTCTGTATGATCGCGACACGCAGTTCCGGATTGTCACGAAACTCACGGAAGGTTTCACCCATCAAGCGACTGGTCTTAAGATCGATGGCGTTAGCCTTGGGTCGATCCAGCGTTACTTCGAGAATCCCGCCTTCGCTGCGGGTCGTGATGACATCAGACATTTATTTTTGCTCCTCTAGAACAATTAGTGCATCGGCCGCGAACACGCCATCGCCCTGCGCACCGATCAGTAACGGATTAACGTCAAGCTCGACCAGTACTTGCGAGTTCGAGATTGCGTATTGTTGAACGGCAAGGATAGCATCCACGGTAGCCGTAATGTCCGCAGCAGGTTTACCGCGAAATCCGTGGAGTAGAGGCGCCGACCTGAGGCCCGCCAGAGCATCTTCGATTTCGCTGTGCCGTGCCGGGATAATCAGGGTTTTACTGTCTTGCAAAAGCTCGACCAGGATGCCGCCACTGCCGACGGTCAACACGAGTCCGAATTGCTGGTCGCGCGTGACCCCGACAATGAGTTCGGCCAGGGCTGGCTTCATGGTTTCGAGGTACAGCTGGTGGCTGAGCTTCAACAATTCGCTGGCCGCATTGTTGACTGCTTCAGGCGATGACAGGTTCAGTCGTACGGCGTTGAACTCGGTTTTATGCGCGAGGCCCAGTGTCTTCAGGACGACCGGAAATCCCAGGGCCTCGGCCTTTTCGATTGCTTCAGCTACCGAGTTCACACGGCCACCTGGCGGTATCGGCAAGCCTGCTGCAAGCAGCGCCAGTTTGGCATCGGACTCGTCCAGGGTAACCTGGTTCGCGGAGACCGGGGGCAATTCGATCACCGGGTCAGCCAGTCCCTGTTTCCATGCGATACCGATGTCGGCCGCGATTTCGGTCGCCTGCAGTGCTTCATCGATACCGAAAAAACTGACGATGCCACGTTCGCTGAAGTCTTCGGTATATTCCTCGGGAATATTTTCAGGCATACCGACCACAAAGGCACCCCGGGCGTGGTTGGCGGTCAGTGCTGCTTCGAAGGCGTCGACCGCGATATGCCACTCCCAGTCTTCGCAGCGCGCGTGATGCGGGAAATCAAGGATCAGGTAATTCAGATCGAAACCTACAGCCGTCATGGCGCGATAGGTGGCCTCCATTACCTCCCGGTTTGCCCAGCTGTAGGTCTGGTAATCAAGCGGATTTGCTACCTTGACCAGCGGGCCCAGTGCGGCCTCGATCGGTGCTTTCTGGTCAGCGTCGAGGTCGGGAAAGTAAATCTTGTGGCGCTCGGCGGCATCGGCAATGATGCTTGCCTCGCCTCCGGAGCAACTCATCGACGATACCCGGTAACCCTCGAGCGGCCCATGCTGGTGCAGCAGCTTCAGCGTTTCCAGGAACACCGGGATTGAGTCTGCCTGGCCAAAGCCATTACGGCGTAAAAAATCGCGGGTAACTTCGTGCGAGCCAACCAGCGAAGCTGTATGCGACATCGCTGCTACCTGCGATTGTTCGCTCTTGCCGACTTTGAATATCACGATCGGCTTGTTTAACGCGCGCGACTTTTGCGCGAGCTGCTCCATGGTAGCGATCGAGTCAAATCCTTCGACGTACATGCCGAGCGCGGTGACGCGTGGATCGTCGAGTATCGTGAGCGCGATCCTGGATATTCCCACCACTGCCTGGTTGCCGACGGTAACAACGTAGGCCAGCGGCAGGCCCCGTTGCTGCATCGTGAAGTTGATTGCAATGTTGGAGGATTGGGCAATGATGGCAACGCCGGTTTTTCCCGCTTGCAGTCGTTTGCCACCCTGCTGATCGGGCCACAACAGGGCGCCGTCCGCGTAATTGATGAAGCCGTAACAGTTGGGACCGAGGATCGGCATGTCGCCGGCGGCCGCGATCAACGCTGACTGCAGCTCACCGCCGGTCCGGTCCGCTTCGAGGAAGCCGGAGGCGTAGCATACCGCACCGCCGCAGCCGCGCTCACGCAATGCCCGGACGACGTCGATGGTGCCATGACGGTTCACCCCGACAAAAGCCGCATCGGGATCACCTGGCAGGTCTTCTACCCGCTTGAATGCCGTTAATCCCCGGATTTTGGTTTTCTCAGGATGCACCGGCCAGATGTCACCGCTATAGCCCATCAATTGGCACTGTTCGACCACACGGCTCGCATGCAGGCCGCCGATAGCGACGATCGATTTAGGACGCAGCAAGCGCTCGAGGGTAGACATTAGCCCCCCAACGGGCGCAACAGGTCACGCGAAATGATATGGCGTTGAATCTCTGAAGTACCATCCCATATCCTTTCAACCCGCGCATCGCGCCAGAACCGCTCCAGCGGCAATTCATCCATCAGGCCCATGCCGCCGAAAATCTGGATTGCCTCGTCGGTGACGCGCGCCAGCATCTCGGTCGCGTAAAGCTTGGCACTCGCAATTTCGCGGTTGGCCTCTAGCCCCTCGTCGAGACGCCAGGCA
This genomic window contains:
- a CDS encoding cytochrome c; amino-acid sequence: MRTASRLFFLLIGLTLAAPGYTANDPLKNAIKARQGEMQLRAFNVGPLFAMAKGKIDYDAAMANKLAGNLKLLLDLDASRHWPKGSDIDNYMGDTTALPKIWTTYPEIGKYGKKYATAVNELAAAAGNGIDALKTKIGPVGKSCKGCHDEFREMQ
- a CDS encoding LysR family transcriptional regulator codes for the protein MQHINWDNLRYVLMVANKGSIAAAARELEVNRTTVLRRINLFQENLNCRIFERGESGYVLTPEAEKMINAAREVEDTLFTMQRQIAGHELKLEGELRVTTTDSFMVSVLGPHLATFNQEYPHIVVDLLVTNSILDLNRRDADVAIRPTRYPDSRLVSRRLCDVEFAVYASADYLESAAPGAIADGRWIGLVDSLGVTPIGNWFETTIDAANICMRCDSFVALRIAAEAGIGLALLPSFLGDASQTLTRLEFPTAELTTGLWILTHPDLVRSARVHAFIDHFSEALGSP
- a CDS encoding DMT family transporter codes for the protein MNSRTILLNWALLMGLVALWGTSFLIIAISVRTIDPVSIVFYRLVLGAMVLALVVYARGQSIPKDLRIWGGFLLMAIAGNALPFFLISWGQQTVNSGIAGMIMAIMPLMTMIFAHYLVAGETLNRYKLIGFTLGITGIVVLLGPVFEGGGREFWSALAIFTAATCYAVNAILIKRLPRFSPMVGACGVLIMASLVILPFWLLLAPENNNISQDSMIAVIWLGIGPTGLATIILFAVIDRAGPTFLSTINYLVPVVAFFSGAWLLSEPVSWQHFVALGMILSGIAITRIRASQALR
- a CDS encoding acetoacetate--CoA ligase, producing MNESDLLWKPSQASIDAANMTRFIEQINQNHGLAIDDYDALYQWSIENKEAFWSETWDFCGIIGDKGERILVDGENIEKAQWFPDATLNFAENLLRKRNSDVAIYFRAEDQVEYSLTYQELYDQVASVAAWLKSNGLEAGDRVAAYLPNMPETVVAMLAATSLGAVWTSTSPDFGEDSVVDRFGQTEPRFLFTVDGYFYNGKRHEISDKIRNICAQLPSVEQLIQVNLAGFGNQVGAVDWKNIIDNPVDQIEFVACNFNDPLYVLYSSGTTGKPKCITHKVGGTLIQHLKEQMLHCDIHPGDRVFYFTTLGWMMWNWLVSALASQATLVLYDGSPFYPDGEVLWRYAEEIDLNIFGTSAKYIDAMKNAKLRPMDKFDLSALRTIASTGSVLAPESFDYVYENIKQDVCLASVSGGTDIVSCFVISCPLLPVYRGEIQCRGLGLAVDVFDDDGNPVRNQKGELVCTQTFPSQPVYFWADESGEKYHNAYFARFDNVWHHGDYVMLTDHNGIIVFGRSDATLNPGGVRIGTAEIYRHVEQLDEVVESIVIGQQWQDDVRVVLFVVLQPGINLDAALEDRIRRLVRTKCTPRHVPAKIVQVAEIPRTKSGKIVELAVREVVHDRPVKNIHSLANPEALELYRSLPQLQD
- a CDS encoding carnitinyl-CoA dehydratase; protein product: MSDVITTRSEGGILEVTLDRPKANAIDLKTSRLMGETFREFRDNPELRVAIIQTAGDKFFCAGWDLKAAADGDAVDGDYGVGGFAGLQELRGLNKPVIAAVNGMAVGGGFELMLSADLIYASEHSSFALPEIKAGTLADAATIKLPRRIPYHVAMEMLYRGRWMDSAEALRWGLVNEVLPADDLMDRVWEIAFELAAGPPLVFASIKEVAREAEAMKFQEAMNWITKRQFETVDTLYGSEDNMEGFKAFAEKRDPVWKGK